In Salmo trutta chromosome 37, fSalTru1.1, whole genome shotgun sequence, the following proteins share a genomic window:
- the LOC115176373 gene encoding flotillin-1-like, which produces MFYTCGPNEAMVVSGFGRSPPLMIAGGRVFVLPCIQQIQRITLNTLTLNVKSDKVYTRHGVPISVTGIAQVKIQGQNKEMLATACQMFMGKSEAEVSNIALETLEGHQRAIIAHLTVEEIYQDRKKFSEQVFKVASSDLVNMGIGVVSYTLKDVHDDQDYLTSLGKARTAQVQKDARIGEAQYKRDAVIREAQAMQEKVSAQYLNEIEMAKAQRDYELKKASYDYEVNTKKAESEMAYQLQVAKTKQRIEEETMQVKVVERSQQIMLQEQEITRKEMELEAKVKKPAEAERYRLERLAEAERAQLIMEAEAEAESIRMRGDAEAFALEAKGRAEAEQMAKKAEAFKQYGEGAMVDMLLEKLPLIAEEISRPLSMAQKVTMVSSGGGEVGAAKLTGEVLDIMTRLPAAVEKLTGINISQVGLSTRMG; this is translated from the exons ATGTTCTACACATGTGGACCCAATGAAGCCATGGTGGTGTCTG GCTTTGGTCGTTCCCCTCCTCTAATGATCGCTGGAGGAAGAGTGTTTGTCCTCCCCTGTATTCAACAGATCCAGAG gATCACTCTGAACACCCTGACTCTGAATGTGAAGAGTGATAAGGTGTACACCCGTCATGGAGTGCCCATCTCTGTCACTGGCATCGCCCAA GTGAAGATCCAGGGTCAGAACAAGGAGATGCTGGCCACAGCCTGTCAGATGTTCATGGGGAAGTCTGAGGCTGAGGTCTCCAACATCGCCCTGGAAACTCTGGAGGGGCACCAGAGGGCCATCATCGCCCATCTGACTGTTGAG GAGATCTACCAGGACCGTAAGAAGTTCTCTGAGCAGGTGTTCAAGGTGGCCTCCTCTGACCTGGTCAACATGGGCATCGGCGTGGTCAGCTACACGCTCAAAGACGTTCACGATGACCAG GACTACCTCACCTCCCTGGGTAAAGCTAGGACAGCTCAGGTGCAGAAGGATGCCAGGATCGGAGAGGCTCAGTACAAACGAGACGCGGTGATCCGTGAGGCCCAGGCCATGCAGGAGAAGGTGTCGGCCCAGTATCTGAATGAGATCGAGATGGCCAAAGCCCAGAGAGACTACGAGCTGAAGAAGGCCTCCTACGACTACGAGGTCAACACCAAGAAGGCAGAGTCTGAGATGGCCTATCAGCTGCAG GTGGCGAAGACGAAGCAGCGGATTGAGGAGGAGACGATGCAGGTGAAGGTGGTGGAGAGGTCTCAGCAGATCATGCTGCAGGAGCAGGAGATCACCCGCAAGGAGATGGAGCTGGAGGCCAAGGTGAAGAAGCCTGCTGAGGCAGAGAGATACCGTCTGGAGAGACTGGCTGAGGCTGAACG TGCACAGCTCATCATGGAGGCTGAGGCAGAGGCAGAGTCCATCAGA ATGAGGGGCGATGCTGAGGCGTTTGCTCTGGAGGCTAAAGGTCGTGCCGAGGCAGAGCAGATGGCTAAGAAGGCTGAGGCCTTTAAACAGTACGGGGAGGGAGCCATGGTGGACATGCTGCTGGAGAAACTTCCACTG ATAGCAGAGGAGATCAGCAGGCCCCTCTCCATGGCCCAGAAGGTTACCATGGTTTCCAGCGGCGGGGGAGAGGTGGGCGCGGCCAAGCTGACCGGAGAGGTTCTGGACATCATGACCAGACTACCAGCTGCTGTGGAGAAACTCACTGGAATCAACATCTCacag GTTGGCCTGTCCACCCGAATGGGCTGA